The Thalassophryne amazonica chromosome 6, fThaAma1.1, whole genome shotgun sequence genome includes a region encoding these proteins:
- the LOC117511449 gene encoding SUN domain-containing protein 3-like yields MSGVILDVDMSCQSVFMACRSARLLAMGYYVYDEDTESYKRTVCYRETLVRNFKKRRDTHRTAVSHNASSDSADVMTNLNQYDDDLESSSCEGGDSLLHKPDPTRRKPAASTSSTDAPRHGFGARIWIIAFTLMALWHLLPTVPSFHMIGSAVTHPGDLSTTKAPSVKSPSSVAGPGLDHVELSPELKEAAERWLMDRIKEQREADQRRCERPIADRMADFALEPLGATVVQSRSSETHHSQSTCRTLFGFSLWCRSQSPRVAIQGFPELLPGRCWPFQGHQGTLVVALSHPVRMSHVTLDHLPSYSSPSGRIDSAPKDFEIYGMEDKDDDGTLLGKFTYDQDGDPTQTFELPKPSEVHRYVSLRVLSNWGHAEYTCVYRFRVHGTMDVT; encoded by the exons atgtctggagttatacttgatgtggacatgtcctgtcaatcagtct TCATGGCCTGTAGAAGTGCCCGTCTGCTTGCGATGGGCTACTATGTTTATGATGAAGACACTGAGTCCTACAAGAGGACCGTTTGTTACAGAGAGACCCTGGTCAG GAATTTCAAGAAGAGGAGGGACACTCATCGTACGGCCGTCAGCCACAACGCCAGCAGTGATTCTGCTGACGTCATGACCAACCTTAACCAGTATGACGATGACCTGGAATCATCTTCCTGTGAAG GTGGGGACTCACTCCTCCACAAACCGGACCCCACCAGGAGGAAACCAGCAGCCTCCACCAGCTCCACTGATGCTCCACGTCATGGATTTGGTGCCAGGATTTGGATTATTGCCTTCACTTTGATGG ctctttGGCACCTCCTGCCCACAGTGCCCAGCTTCCACATGATCggttcagctgtcactcatcctggtGACCTCAGCACCACCAAGGCTCCATCTGTGAAG AGTCCATCTTCAGTAGCTGGTCCTGGTCTTGACCACGTCGAGCTCAGCCCAGAGCTGAAAGAGGCTGCTGAGAGGTGGCTCATGGACCGAATCAAG GAGCAACGTGAGGCTGATCAGCGGCGCTGTGAACGCCCGATTGCAGACAGAATGGCTGACTTTGCTCTGGAGCCTCTAG GTGCCACTGTGGTCCAGTCCAGATCGTCTGAGACCCACCACTCTCAGTCCACGTGCAGGACCCTCTTTGGATTTTCTCTGTGGTGTCGCTCTCAGAGTCCACGAGTTGCCATTcag GGCTTCCCGGAGCTGCTCCCGGGGAGGTGCTGGCCGTTTCAGGGTCATCAGGGGACTCTGGTCGTCGCTCTGTCGCACCCCGTCAGGATGAGTCACGTGACTTTGGACCACCTGCCGAGCTACAGCTCCCCCAGTGGACGCATTGACTCGGCTCCCAAAGATTTTGAGATCTAT GGGATGGAGGACAAGGACGACGACGGGACTCTGCTGGGCAAGTTCACGTACGACCAGGACGGAGACCCGACACAGACGTTTGAGCTGCCT AAACCCAGCGAGGTCCATCGCTACGTGTCCTTACGTGTGCTCAGCAACTGGGGTCACGCAGAGTACACGTGCGTGTACAGATTCCGTGTGCACGGAACGATGGACGTCACATGA
- the LOC117511608 gene encoding SUN domain-containing protein 2-like, producing the protein MDRIKEQREADQRRCERPIADRMADFALEPLGATVVQSRSSETHHSQSTCRTLFGFSLWCRSQSPRVAIQGFPELLPGRCWPFQGHQGTLVVALSHPVRMSHVTLDHLPSYSSPSGRIDSAPKDFEIYGMEDKDDDGTLLGKFTYDQDGDPTQTFELPKPSEVHRYVSLRVLSNWGHAEYTCVYRFRVHGTMDVT; encoded by the exons ATGGACCGAATCAAG GAGCAACGTGAGGCTGATCAGCGGCGCTGTGAACGCCCGATTGCAGACAGAATGGCTGACTTTGCTCTGGAGCCTCTAG GTGCCACTGTGGTCCAGTCCAGATCGTCTGAGACCCACCACTCTCAGTCCACGTGCAGGACCCTCTTTGGATTTTCTCTGTGGTGTCGCTCTCAGAGTCCACGAGTTGCCATTcag GGCTTCCCGGAGCTGCTCCCGGGGAGGTGCTGGCCGTTTCAGGGTCATCAGGGGACTCTGGTCGTCGCTCTGTCGCACCCCGTCAGGATGAGTCACGTGACTTTGGACCACCTGCCGAGCTACAGCTCCCCCAGTGGACGCATTGACTCGGCTCCCAAAGATTTTGAGATCTAT GGGATGGAGGACAAGGACGACGACGGGACTCTGCTGGGCAAGTTCACGTACGACCAGGACGGAGACCCGACACAGACGTTTGAGCTGCCT AAACCCAGCGAGGTCCATCGCTACGTGTCCTTACGTGTGCTCAGCAACTGGGGTCACGCAGAGTACACGTGCGTGTACAGATTCCGTGTGCACGGAACGATGGACGTCACATGA